One genomic region from Enterobacter hormaechei ATCC 49162 encodes:
- the modE gene encoding molybdenum-dependent transcriptional regulator, protein MQAEILLTLRLQQKLFADPRRIALLKQIEQTGSISQGAKNAGISYKSAWDAINDMNTLSEHTLVERATGGKGGGGAVLTRYGQRLIQLYDLLAQIQQKAFDVLSDDDNLPLDSLLGAISRFSLQTSARNQWFGTVTGRDHSQVQEHIEILLADGTTRLKAAITAQSGQRLGLNEGKDVLVLLKAPWISITLNPEQAAEADNQLRGRISHVERGAEQCEVLMTLPDGQPLCATVPVNNATELEEGAVVTAYFNADRVIIATLC, encoded by the coding sequence ATGCAGGCCGAAATTCTCCTCACCCTACGACTTCAGCAGAAGCTTTTCGCCGATCCGCGGCGCATCGCCCTGTTAAAACAAATAGAACAAACTGGCTCGATTAGCCAGGGGGCCAAAAACGCCGGCATCAGCTATAAAAGCGCCTGGGATGCGATTAACGACATGAATACCCTGAGCGAACACACGCTGGTGGAGCGCGCCACCGGCGGGAAAGGCGGCGGCGGCGCCGTGTTGACGCGTTACGGGCAACGTCTGATCCAGCTCTACGATTTACTGGCGCAGATCCAGCAAAAAGCATTTGATGTGTTGAGCGATGACGACAACCTGCCGCTGGACAGCCTGCTGGGCGCCATCTCCCGTTTCTCCTTGCAGACCAGCGCCCGTAACCAGTGGTTTGGTACGGTGACCGGGCGTGACCATTCGCAGGTGCAGGAGCATATTGAGATCCTGCTCGCGGACGGCACGACGCGCCTGAAGGCCGCCATCACCGCGCAAAGTGGTCAACGCCTTGGGCTGAACGAAGGTAAGGACGTGCTGGTATTACTCAAAGCCCCCTGGATCAGCATCACGCTTAATCCTGAGCAGGCCGCAGAAGCCGATAACCAGCTACGCGGACGTATCAGCCACGTCGAGCGCGGTGCAGAACAGTGTGAAGTGCTGATGACCCTGCCGGATGGACAGCCGCTCTGCGCTACCGTGCCGGTGAACAACGCCACCGAATTAGAAGAAGGTGCTGTGGTGACCGCATATTTCAATGCAGACCGGGTAATTATCGCCACATTGTGCTAA
- the modA gene encoding molybdate ABC transporter substrate-binding protein, whose amino-acid sequence MARSWVRLFAGATLTLSLTGHALADEGKITVFAAASLTNAMQDIAAVYKKEKNVEVVSSFASSSTLARQIEAGAPADLFISADQKWMDYAVEKKSVETATRETLLGNSLVVVAPVNGKQGDIAINKQTDWTRLLNGGRLAVGDPEHVPAGIYAKEALQKLGAWETLSPKLAPAEDVRGALALVERNEAPLGIVYGSDAVASKGVKVVGTFPEDSHKKVEYPVAIVDGHKNATVTAFVDYLKGPEASAIFKRYGFTTHE is encoded by the coding sequence ATGGCACGTTCATGGGTACGCCTTTTTGCAGGGGCAACGCTGACGCTCTCTCTCACCGGCCACGCGCTGGCGGATGAAGGAAAAATCACGGTCTTTGCGGCGGCGTCGCTGACTAACGCGATGCAGGATATTGCTGCGGTATACAAAAAAGAGAAAAACGTCGAGGTCGTCTCGTCGTTTGCCTCCTCGTCCACGTTGGCTCGCCAGATCGAAGCGGGGGCACCTGCGGATCTGTTCATCTCTGCCGATCAGAAATGGATGGATTATGCGGTTGAGAAAAAGTCTGTTGAAACGGCTACCCGCGAAACGCTGCTGGGAAATAGCCTGGTGGTGGTCGCGCCCGTAAACGGTAAGCAGGGCGACATCGCCATTAACAAACAGACGGACTGGACCCGTCTGCTCAACGGCGGCCGTCTGGCGGTGGGCGATCCGGAGCATGTTCCTGCCGGGATTTATGCCAAAGAAGCGCTGCAAAAACTGGGCGCATGGGAGACCTTATCGCCGAAACTGGCCCCCGCAGAAGACGTGCGCGGCGCGCTGGCGCTGGTGGAGCGTAACGAAGCCCCACTCGGGATTGTTTACGGCTCCGATGCCGTCGCCAGTAAAGGTGTGAAGGTGGTAGGCACCTTCCCGGAAGACTCGCATAAGAAAGTGGAATATCCTGTTGCGATAGTTGATGGACATAAAAATGCGACCGTGACGGCCTTCGTTGACTACCTGAAGGGGCCGGAAGCGTCCGCTATCTTTAAACGTTACGGATTTACGACTCACGAATGA
- a CDS encoding pyridoxal phosphatase encodes MTSRVIALDLDGTLLTPQKTLLPSSLEALKRAQEVGYQLLIVTGRHHVAIHPFYQALGLDTPAICCNGTYLYDYQAKKVLASDPLPVTQALQLIDLLDEHAIHGLMYVDNAMVYERPTGHVIRTSNWALSLPEAQRPVFTQVSSLRQAAEDVEAIWKFALTDEDTTKLNTFAKHVEHTLGLECEWSWHDQVDIARKGNSKGKRLTQFVESQGGSMQDVIAFGDNYNDISMLEAAGTGVAMGNADDAVKARADVVIGDNTTDSIAQYIYTHLL; translated from the coding sequence ATGACCTCGCGAGTGATTGCCCTGGATTTAGACGGAACACTGCTTACCCCTCAGAAAACCCTGCTCCCCTCTTCTCTTGAGGCCCTCAAACGAGCCCAGGAAGTGGGGTATCAACTCCTCATCGTAACGGGTCGACACCACGTAGCCATTCATCCTTTTTATCAGGCACTGGGCTTAGATACACCTGCAATTTGTTGTAATGGCACCTATTTGTATGATTATCAGGCAAAAAAGGTTTTAGCCTCCGATCCGCTTCCCGTTACGCAGGCGCTGCAATTGATTGATTTGCTGGATGAGCACGCGATTCACGGCCTGATGTATGTGGATAACGCCATGGTCTATGAGCGTCCTACCGGCCATGTGATCCGCACCAGCAACTGGGCACTGTCACTGCCGGAAGCGCAGCGTCCGGTGTTCACTCAGGTTTCCTCCCTGCGCCAGGCGGCGGAAGACGTCGAGGCAATCTGGAAGTTTGCCCTGACCGATGAAGACACCACTAAACTGAATACCTTCGCAAAACATGTTGAGCATACGCTGGGTCTGGAATGTGAATGGTCCTGGCACGATCAGGTGGATATTGCCCGCAAAGGCAACAGCAAAGGCAAACGTCTGACCCAGTTCGTGGAATCGCAGGGCGGATCAATGCAGGACGTAATTGCCTTCGGCGATAACTATAACGACATCAGCATGCTGGAAGCGGCCGGAACGGGCGTGGCGATGGGCAATGCCGATGATGCGGTGAAAGCGCGCGCTGACGTGGTGATTGGCGATAACACCACCGACAGCATCGCGCAGTATATTTATACCCACCTGCTGTAA
- the modC gene encoding molybdenum ABC transporter ATP-binding protein ModC, producing the protein MLELNFTQTLGNHTLTLNETLPASGITAIFGVSGAGKTSLINAISGLTRPQSGRIVLNNRVLNDAEKKVCLSPEKRRIGYVFQDARLFPHYSVRGNLRYGMAKSMAGQFDKLVALLGIEPLLDRLPSSLSGGEKQRVAIGRALLTAPELLLLDEPLASLDIPRKRELLPYLQRLAREINVPMLYVSHSLDEILHLADKVLVLEAGRVKAFGNLEEVWGSSVMHPWLPKEQQSSILKVSVLEHHPHYAMTALALGDQHLWVNKIDTPIQSTLRIRIQASDVSLVLQPPLQTSIRNILRAKVAQCFDDNGQVEVQLEVGSRTLWARISPWARDELGIKPGLWLYAQIKSVSITA; encoded by the coding sequence ATGCTGGAACTCAATTTTACGCAAACCCTGGGCAACCACACCCTGACGCTGAACGAAACGCTGCCTGCCAGCGGTATTACCGCCATTTTTGGCGTGTCCGGGGCAGGTAAAACGTCGCTAATTAATGCGATTAGCGGCCTGACGCGTCCCCAGTCTGGCCGTATTGTGTTAAATAACCGCGTCTTAAATGACGCGGAGAAGAAGGTCTGCCTGTCACCGGAAAAACGCCGCATCGGCTATGTGTTTCAGGATGCGCGCCTGTTTCCGCATTACAGCGTGCGCGGAAATCTGCGCTACGGCATGGCAAAAAGCATGGCCGGACAGTTTGATAAGCTGGTGGCGCTGCTGGGCATCGAACCGCTGCTGGATCGTCTGCCGTCGTCGCTGTCGGGGGGGGAAAAACAGCGCGTGGCAATTGGCCGCGCCCTGTTAACCGCGCCGGAGCTGTTGCTGCTGGATGAGCCGCTGGCCTCTCTGGATATTCCGCGCAAGCGCGAGCTGCTGCCGTACCTGCAACGTCTGGCGCGGGAAATCAACGTGCCAATGCTCTACGTCAGCCATTCGCTGGATGAGATCTTACATCTGGCCGACAAAGTGCTGGTCCTGGAAGCGGGCAGGGTGAAGGCATTCGGCAATCTGGAAGAGGTGTGGGGCAGCAGCGTTATGCATCCGTGGCTGCCAAAGGAGCAGCAGAGCAGCATTCTGAAGGTGAGCGTGCTGGAGCACCATCCACATTATGCGATGACCGCGCTGGCGCTGGGCGATCAGCATTTGTGGGTGAATAAAATCGATACGCCGATTCAGTCGACGTTACGGATCCGCATTCAGGCGTCGGACGTCTCCCTGGTGCTGCAACCGCCGCTGCAAACCAGTATCCGCAATATTTTGCGCGCAAAAGTGGCGCAGTGTTTTGATGATAACGGCCAGGTGGAAGTGCAGCTGGAGGTGGGCAGCAGAACGCTGTGGGCGCGCATCAGCCCGTGGGCCAGGGATGAGTTAGGCATCAAGCCTGGCCTGTGGCTTTACGCGCAAATCAAGAGCGTTTCCATCACCGCCTGA
- a CDS encoding AcrZ family multidrug efflux pump-associated protein: MLELLKSLVFAVIMVPVVMAIILGAIYGLGEVFNVFSNIGHRRDQPKKQQ; this comes from the coding sequence ATGTTAGAGTTGTTGAAAAGTCTGGTATTCGCGGTAATCATGGTGCCAGTAGTGATGGCTATCATCCTCGGTGCCATCTACGGCCTGGGTGAAGTGTTCAACGTCTTTTCGAACATTGGTCATCGTCGAGACCAGCCTAAAAAGCAGCAATGA
- the pgl gene encoding 6-phosphogluconolactonase, protein MKQTVYTASPESQQIHVWRLNTEGSLTLVQVVDVPGQVQPMVVSPDKRFLYVGVRPEFRVLAYRISPDDGALTYTAEAALPGSPTHISTDHKGNFIFSGSYNAGCVSVTRLEDGIPVETVDVVEGLEGCHSANISPDNRTLWVPALKQDRICLFTLSDDGHLVAQSPAEVTTVEGAGPRHMVFHPNQQYAYVVNELNSSVDVWELNDPNGQIECVQTLDMMPADFSDTRWAADIHITPDGRHLYACDRTSSLITVFSVSEDGSVLAVEGFQPTETQPRGFNVDHSGKYLIAAGQKSHHIALYEIKGVQGLLEEKGRYAVGQGPMWVVINAH, encoded by the coding sequence ATGAAACAAACCGTTTATACCGCCAGTCCTGAAAGTCAGCAGATCCATGTCTGGCGTTTGAATACAGAAGGTTCGCTTACGCTGGTTCAGGTTGTTGATGTGCCAGGCCAGGTACAGCCGATGGTCGTCAGCCCGGATAAACGTTTTCTTTATGTCGGCGTACGCCCGGAATTCCGCGTACTGGCATACCGCATCTCCCCGGATGACGGCGCGCTGACTTACACCGCAGAAGCCGCGCTGCCGGGCAGCCCGACCCATATTTCTACCGACCATAAAGGCAACTTTATCTTCAGCGGCTCCTACAATGCAGGCTGCGTGAGCGTCACCCGCCTGGAAGACGGTATTCCCGTTGAAACCGTCGACGTGGTAGAGGGGCTCGAAGGTTGCCACTCCGCCAACATTTCACCGGATAACCGTACGCTGTGGGTGCCAGCGCTGAAGCAGGATCGCATCTGCCTGTTTACCCTGAGCGATGACGGCCATCTGGTCGCACAAAGCCCAGCGGAAGTCACCACCGTGGAAGGCGCAGGCCCGCGCCACATGGTCTTCCACCCGAATCAGCAGTATGCCTATGTCGTGAACGAGCTGAACAGCTCGGTAGACGTGTGGGAACTGAACGATCCTAACGGGCAGATCGAGTGCGTACAGACGCTGGACATGATGCCAGCTGACTTCTCCGACACACGCTGGGCGGCAGATATTCACATCACGCCGGATGGCCGCCACCTGTATGCCTGTGACCGTACCTCCAGTCTGATCACCGTTTTCAGCGTCTCTGAGGATGGCAGCGTTCTGGCAGTTGAAGGCTTCCAGCCGACAGAAACCCAGCCGCGCGGCTTTAATGTCGATCACAGCGGCAAATACCTGATTGCGGCGGGGCAGAAATCCCACCAC
- the modB gene encoding molybdate ABC transporter permease subunit, producing MILTEPEWQAVLLSLKVSSLAVALSLPFGVFFAWLLVRVKFPGKALLDSVLHLPLVLPPVVVGYLLLISMGRRGFIGEWLYDWFGLTFAFSWRGAVLAAAVMSFPLMVRAIRLALEGVDIRLEQAARTLGAGRWRVFLTITLPLTLPGIIVGTVLAFARSLGEFGATITFVSNIPGETRTIPSAMYTLIQTPGGEGAAARLCIISIVLALVSLLVSEWLARLSRERMGKP from the coding sequence ATGATATTGACCGAACCTGAATGGCAGGCCGTGCTGCTGAGCCTGAAAGTCTCTTCCCTGGCGGTTGCGCTGAGTTTGCCCTTCGGGGTGTTCTTTGCCTGGTTACTGGTTCGCGTGAAGTTTCCAGGCAAAGCCCTGCTCGACAGTGTTCTCCATCTTCCGCTCGTCTTACCGCCTGTGGTGGTTGGATATCTGCTGCTGATCTCCATGGGGCGGCGCGGTTTCATCGGCGAATGGTTGTATGACTGGTTCGGCCTGACCTTTGCTTTCAGCTGGCGTGGTGCGGTGCTGGCCGCGGCGGTGATGTCATTCCCGCTAATGGTGCGCGCTATCCGCCTGGCGCTGGAAGGGGTGGATATCCGGCTAGAGCAGGCCGCCCGCACGCTCGGCGCTGGCCGCTGGCGGGTCTTTCTGACCATCACGCTGCCGCTCACGCTACCGGGTATTATCGTCGGTACGGTGTTAGCCTTCGCCCGCTCGCTGGGCGAGTTTGGTGCGACTATCACCTTTGTGTCGAACATTCCCGGCGAGACGCGGACCATCCCGTCGGCCATGTATACCCTGATTCAGACGCCGGGCGGCGAAGGTGCGGCGGCCCGGCTGTGTATTATTTCGATTGTGCTCGCCCTGGTCTCGCTGCTGGTGTCCGAGTGGCTGGCGCGCCTCAGCCGTGAACGGATGGGGAAACCGTGA